One window of the Xiphias gladius isolate SHS-SW01 ecotype Sanya breed wild chromosome 11, ASM1685928v1, whole genome shotgun sequence genome contains the following:
- the ogfrl1 gene encoding opioid growth factor receptor-like protein 1: MGNLLGSLRFKEPSTVEECDSTWGSDSESEEPAAEDDSGISDSVSPAESDRAAGDTSPQLTDSPESAPKMKRSFYAARDLYKYRHSYPNYKRSRQPNEYRNLRFYLNKIPLVPDGIYIEEILSKWRGDYDKLEHNHTYIQWLFPLREQGLNFYAHELTQDEIKEFQSTREAKRRFLAAYSLMLDFYGIKLLDKSGNVARASNWQERFQHLNESQHNYLRITRILKSLGELGYEAFKAPLVRLFLEESLCHNILPNMQHSALEYYVYTIRLPATRRRLLRYARQHYRPAHAFLWGPPPKRRGGGVGTGGTVGAGSSGIRAPAPTPEQQRREEESTTSSSTRSGIIVSSHDAMMCPDLAGEGPKGYAGLGSNMAGLEGALMLVGARGGRNEYNEVVPL; this comes from the exons ATGGGAAATCTGTTGGGCAGCTTGCGTTTCAAGGAGCCGAGCACCGTTGAGGAATGCGACTCGACGTGGGGGTCGGACTCGGAGAGCGAAGAGCCGGCGGCTGAGGATGACAGCGGCATCTCCGACTCCGTCAGTCCGGCGGAGAGCGACCGGGCCGCCGGAGACACGTCTCCGCAG CTGACTGACTCCCCAGAGTCTGCTCCAAAGATGAAGAGGAGTTTCTATGCTGCCAGGGACCTCTACAAGTACCGTCACAGCTACCCg AACTACAAAAGGTCCCGGCAACCCAATGAGTACCGTAACCTGCGCTTCTACCTGAACAAGATCCCTCTAGTACCTGACG GTATCTATATAGAGGAGATTCTGTCTAAGTGGAGAGGCGACTATGACAAACTGGAGCACAATCACACTTACATTCAGTG GCTGTTCCCATTACGAGAACAAGGGCTCAACTTCTACGCACATGAACTGACTCAGGATGAGATCAAA GAATTCCAAAGCACTCGTGAAGCTAAGCGGAGATTCCTGGCGGCCTATTCCCTGATGTTGGACTTCTATGGCATCAAACTGCTGGATAAGAGCGGAAATGTTGCTCGGGCTTCCAATTGGCAGGAGCGCTTCCAGCACCTTAATGA GTCCCAGCACAACTACCTGCGGATCACTCGCATCCTGAAGTCACTGGGTGAATTGGGCTATGAGGCCTTCAAGGCCCCGTTGGTTCGCCTCTTTCTGGAGGAGTCGCTGTGCCACAACATCCTTCCAAACATGCAGCACAGTGCCCTGGAGTACTACGTCTACACCATCCGCCTCCCAGCCACGCGCAGACGCCTGCTTCGCTATGCCCGCCAGCACTACAGGCCTGCCCATGCCTTCCTCTGGGGTCCACCACCTAAAAGGCGAGGTGGAGGCGTTGGTACGGGAGGTACTGTGGGTGCTGGAAGTAGCGGGATCAGAGCACCTGCGCCAACAccagagcaacagaggagagaggaggagagcaccACCTCCAGCTCTACAAGAAGTGGGATTATTGTGTCTTCCCATGATGCCATGATGTGCCCGGATCTGGCCGGAGAGGGACCGAAGGGCTACGCAGGACTAGGGTCTAACATGGCTGGACTGGAGGGAGCGTTGATGTTGGTGGGAGCTAGAGGAGGGAGGAACGAGTACAATGAAGTTGTTCCTTTGTAG